Part of the Panulirus ornatus isolate Po-2019 chromosome 28, ASM3632096v1, whole genome shotgun sequence genome, GTGGCATAACTACAGCAGACATCAATGAGCCTCGAGTGATGAAGCATCACATCTTCAGAAATTTCGAGGCAAGCTACGTTCATTCTAGGAGAGGCTGGTCTATATGGTCACTCATAGAATACTTATGTTGGTAATGGGTGCGATGGGACTAATACGGTGATCAGTTGAAGATGATCTATGAGAAATGATTGACACTTGAGTTTCTGATGCAGTATCTATTACGAGGGTAGGTTATCTATTGCGAAGAAAGGACGTGAGATCTGACGAGAGCAGAAGTGGTTTGAAGGTGAGTCTGTCAGGAGGTAGATGGAGTCCAGCTGGGCTGAAATATAAGAATATTAAGAAGACTGATATAATTCACACATGACTTTGTGTAGAGTCTGACTAGTAGAAGGTCATTGACGCGATGAAGCATAAgagattagggtgagaaaagaTTCATGGGGAACTCCCAACATGAACTAGATAATAGTGATATTGCGATCAGTTCTACCAACATGAATATGCATTTCAGTGAAAGGTTAAGGCTCGCCAGGAGATTGGAGGAACAGTCTGACTAAAACAGGAAAATCTGGAGAGACGAACCCGATGCTAACTTTCCTCGAGGGACTTCTCGATATCTAAACACGAGTAAGAGTATTCACCATAGTTATCGAACACGGATCTACAATTGTGAATGAGTCAATATACAAAATCTTAGGAAGAACATTGAAGGTGATGCCTGCGCTTTTTGTGCCAAGCGATGGATAGATTGTTTATTTCAGTAGTTTTCATGACTTTGGAGATAACTGAGGTGTGGCTGCTGGGGTATGATTTAAGGAGGAAGCGAGGCCACCTGTTCTAGGGTTGAGGTGTACTGTGGCAAACTTGGCAAATTTACGTTCACCTAAGACAGTTAACAGTGGAGAGTGATAGTCGGAAATGCTCAGGAATGATTAGAGTGGCCTTTCTAAGGGATTTCTTTAAGAAATAATTGAGGAATGTCTACCGGAGAGGGAACTCTTCTCTTGGGCTCAACGGTCagacatcataaaaaaaagaaactactgCCATAGAATATATAGGTTAGTATAGGAAGGCTGGAGATGTTAGGCTTCGAAGCTGACGTGGATGACTGGATCTAAGGGTGATTCCCTTTGAGACAATCGATTGATTTGCCTGAGATGTATTGACAGTAGTTAAGTCACGTTGTGCAAATGTTATTATGAAATGATATGGACAAGAAGCAGAACGATTTGTTGTTCTTAGATGTAATCTAGGGTATGACGAGACTGGGGTTTGAAATGTAGGATCATCCTTTTTCTTGGCCAACTCTGATAATGTTGAAAGTAGGTCATATTGTCAGTGTTTGCATGTAGACTACATATGTTCAGTGGTCTTCTGGCACGAAAAGGCTGAACTAGGAATGAGAAACAGTTTGGTGTGAGGGGATTGAATAGTTCTGTCCCTAGAACTTAAAGTATgcattgataaatatatattaatctaacctaacctgagtaATTTCTCTTTGTCCTGACAGAGCGATTCATGTCACGCACTGAAGGGTGTACAGAGGTAAGGGATATACCAGGGTAAATAGTGTGAATTAAAGAGATATAACTCTAGCTACctcagtgagtgagtgatgtcACAGACTGATGGGTGCAAAGAGATGAGGGGTGCACTTAGGTAGAGAGGGTCGGTTGGGGAGAGAAAGTGCTTAGGCTGCTGGCTAAGGGTGTGGCCACTCACTGTTTACACGTGAGCCTGCAGGGAGAGcagtaataatagaaaaaaagtaGGGATCTTGACCATAGCGGCTACCACGCCCACCTTTCCCATTACCCGCAAGTGAAGGTTGGCCAATAACAGGAGGTATAAAGCCCCTGTGAAGCTGTGAGGTAGACATTGCATCTCCAGACTtccaagtgctctctctctccctctcctcacaccccGAAGTCTCCATCATGAAAGTTATGGTGAGTACATAGATAGAACTCAGAGAACCAAGAGCTTCACAAACTGACAACATCAGAGCACAACAAACTACAATGTTTACATAGGATCATCACCACCTACAGCAGTAGTGACAGTGCCCCACCTGCAGCATTAACAAGGTTGTCTCACCTACCACTTATGGTAGTGATAACACtgtcccacctcccacctatagCAGTAATAACGCTGTGTCACCTCCCACCTATAGCAGTAATAACGCTGTGTCACCTCCTACCTATAGCAGTCATAACACTGTCCCATCTCCCACCCATAGCAGTAATAACACTGTCCCTCCCATTGCAGTAATTATAACGTCTCACACGTAATTAGAGCAGCAATAAGTGTCCATTCCATACTCGGGTGTCTCAGGACAGGTCCTCATTCATCCACCTATAGCATTAATAACTAGAGtgttcttcctcccaccttcAGTGGCAGTAACTGTAGTGTTCTCCCTCTTATCTTCAGTAGCAATAACTGGAGTGTTCTTCCTCCCTTTCACTGGTAGTAACTGGTGTTCTTCCCCATCCTCAATAACAATAACTGGAGTGTTCTTCCTCCCACTTATATCATTGATAACGGGAgtgttcttcctccttccttcagtACTAATAACTGGAATGTTCTACCTTCTACCTGCAACAATAACACTCCAGCCGTATTGttcttccttccaccttcacTAGTAATGACAGGAGTGTTCTTTCCCCACACCCTTAGCTGATCATCGCCCTGGGTCTGGTCGCTCTGGCCGCCGCCAAACCCGGCGACGTCTTTGACTTCGATGGCGACGACGCCGAACACGAGCAGGATGGCTCCCCCGGCCACTCCGTCACTGGCGAGTACAAGTGAGTCAACTATCTGGCTGTGTTTGACAATGTGTTGCGTTTTCGCGATAGAGATAAAAAAGGAAGTGCAGCATGTTGACTCGAAGCTTTTCGTTAACGTTATATGTTGTCGTCTGCAGGTGGGAGAGCCCAGAGGGCGATGAGTTCGTCGTCAAATACATCGCTGACGACAAGGGCTACCGTGTCCTCGAGTCCAACGCTGTCCCTTCTGCCAACGGCGTCGCAGCTAATGGTGAGCAGGGTGACCTCGAAGGTGACGAAGATGACGATGACAAATGAACATCGAAGGCAACAGTCATGGATGGGAGATTGATCCCAGACACAGGTGGACATCAATGAAAAGGACAATGGCCTACATAACACACAACCCTGCGTTGTGGCCTCGTTATCATAAACACTATTTATCACCCTGATCCTCACGGGACATTTGctttatatatcatttcataaatAAAGTATTTATAGCATTACTCGAGAGTTTATGGGCCTTTGTTGTGAAAAATCCTTCTTGACTGGGACCTTGTGTATTTTCTATCTATTTTCAGTAAAACAAGAAAGTGTATGACTACTtccgtttcacacacacacacacacacacacacacacacacacacacacacacacacacacacacacacacacacacacacacacacattcctgtcgTATGCTTTCACAAGATCCATAATAAGCACCCAGATTTTTTTGtcacacaaatttttcaaagcgTTCACCTGGCCTACGAACtatctatcactcctgaaactacattgctccTCCTCAGACTGATGCTCTGTGCTTACCTTTAACCCCTCAACACCACTCTTCCATgtaacttaccaggtatattcaacagacATATACCCTCCGAATTCGAACATTTACTTTTCTTCTCGTTTTGTTATTACAGTTTTGTTATTacagatgtagctaggacgccatttggtaaacaagtgaccatCCGAATGGATGtcaggtgcgttcaagtctgatGACATGCTTATTATGAAtttgttatgtggacaagaaggggaactgtttacaaatttaatGAGCAATAAAGCTGaacaatttgtgtagaccttcactaatattgatgttacaattctttgtgtatttaatgatagaagattcaatgatgtggTACTGgacttagagttaataactgagatggcaatactccggtcaatacaatggtcataatttctaacatgatcaaacaaggcatttgattcttgtcctgttcttatactatatttatgttgcttaagtctaacagaaagatccttaccacatctgcccaacataaaatctatcacaatttctgcatggtACTCTACacatgcatcctgcagaactttctagtgagttcctgattaagatattctttagagtattgttgttgctgaaattaacatctacattaaaggattttttcatatatattcgccatttcccgcattagagaggtagcattagaaggaaaaatcctcaaaATCCCGAGTCACCCAACACCATACTTCCATATGGCCTTTGCATCCAGTTGACCACGAGCGAGACACTGCAATTTTCATTAGAAAAAAGACAGAGATGGATTCTATCTTTTTCTCAAGATCTTTGCCAATTGTCAAGCTGTTTCAAGATAACAGCGGACTATGCAATACACTTCCTACTTGTTTAACATTGAGACATC contains:
- the LOC139757704 gene encoding cuticle protein CP575-like produces the protein MKVMLIIALGLVALAAAKPGDVFDFDGDDAEHEQDGSPGHSVTGEYKWESPEGDEFVVKYIADDKGYRVLESNAVPSANGVAANGEQGDLEGDEDDDDK